The genomic DNA GTCTGGGTCAAGTACCGACAAACGCAAGGATATAAAGTACATCGAAATTGAAAGTAGCGAAACTATgcaatattcaaaatatgaGGGCGCACACGATGGCAACGACACAGTAGTCAATTGCTCAGAAGATGAAGCTCTCGAGAATGATAGAATCATCCTGGGTTATAAAAAGAGATTGATAAAAATTGAAGTCCAGATGCAACACCTTTTagatgatttgaatttggatCCGCATCAGATTGAACCAAGTCTTATTGCTTTGCAGAAACACCATGACACATTTCAACAACTTCTACAGGAAAGGAAGAACACTTTGCAAGGGCAAAATTATGCTCATCAGCCCAGACAAGAAAGTATCGATAATCAAGGACCAGTAGGGCCAAGGATGAATCTAGGCGACAAATTCATGAAATTTCAACAGAGCAATGGGCAATTCTTCGATGAAGAGCATATTTTAAGGAttctgcaaaaaaatacagacttcaaaaattattttcaagTCGACAAAAATATTGAGCAAAAGGTACTGCTACTCGCAATGTACCATTGCCTCAACGGGCCAACGCGCTTACACCAGGTATTGAATGTTGATGGAATCATACATAATAGCAGTATTAGAACCATATTGGGAAAACAGGTGTCTAGTTCCAAATGGACTGTGTTTCTGTATGACGTAAAATTAGCTCTGCTGGCACATAAGCCGGATGTGCCGAACCTGGAAACCAGTAAAATGGTCGTCAGGTATGGTGATTTATTTCCTTGTGCCTCGTACTTTAAAGATCATCCAGCATACTAAACATCACCTAGTCCTTCTCCAC from Saccharomyces eubayanus strain FM1318 chromosome VIII, whole genome shotgun sequence includes the following:
- the HUA2 gene encoding Hua2p, translating into MQYSKYEGAHDGNDTVVNCSEDEALENDRIILGYKKRLIKIEVQMQHLLDDLNLDPHQIEPSLIALQKHHDTFQQLLQERKNTLQGQNYAHQPRQESIDNQGPVGPRMNLGDKFMKFQQSNGQFFDEEHILRILQKNTDFKNYFQVDKNIEQKVLLLAMYHCLNGPTRLHQVLNVDGIIHNSSIRTILGKQVSSSKWTVFLYDVKLALLAHKPDVPNLETSKMVVRYGDLFPCASYFKDHPAY